A stretch of the Diadema setosum chromosome 16, eeDiaSeto1, whole genome shotgun sequence genome encodes the following:
- the LOC140240084 gene encoding uncharacterized protein: protein MCQIWYFLCLSSFMINCIVSSDDELEEHLLCRTCGHEVAASTDFVRVSSPQALGQRNDTILGKENVLIQLLRNPHGRSFEVITTSKAHVAKQPQLYEQDTWFEGYSWKIISCPHCRAHLGWYYEPQVTSKHESRREDVASQDGEEPEVDHDEKRPFFGLILNYLIHQQYADSLVIKPKFYGG from the exons ATGTGTCAGATCTGGTATTTCTTATGTCTGTCTTCTTTCATGATTAATTGCATAGTTTCTTCAGATGATGAGCTTGAAG AGCATCTTCTCTGCCGTACATGTGGCCATGAGGTAGCAGCATCAACAGATTTTGTGAGGGTGTCCAGTCCACAGGCCCTGGGGCAGAGGAATGACACCATCCTTGGCAAAGAGAATGTTCTTATTCAGCTGCTTAGAAACCCACATG GGAGAAGTTTTGAGGTTATCACAACTTCAAAGGCTCATGTCGCAAAGCAACCACAg CTGTATGAACAAGATACATGGTTTGAGGGGTATTCATGGAAGATCATCTCTTGCCCTCATTGTCGTGCACATCTTGGATG GTATTATGAACCACAGGTAACTAGCAAGCATGAGTCAAGGAGAGAGGATGTGGCCAGCCAGGATGGAGAAGAGCCGGAGGTGGACCATGATGAGAAGAGACCCTTCTTTGGACTCATTCTGAACTACCTCATTCACCAGCAAT ATGCTGACTCTCTTGTAATCAAACCCAAGTTCTATGGAGGTTGA